A genomic stretch from Channa argus isolate prfri chromosome 24, Channa argus male v1.0, whole genome shotgun sequence includes:
- the LOC137109275 gene encoding uncharacterized protein yields MIPMGHSLCLPSPDTVQELFSVARDASIIPDISLDPVLTTFLSLDSSAALQHHFAFLQRGMSVEQQTKFSVNLTEELGGSSRVMYGGVGVVALALSMLFDQVAQQVRAQGSKDRDPSSQRSQANKIFGISTSSRIGWIINSYLCLVPGIANNQETMAETTELYDRWLKLELLDHYERMTTKKRMSSESMQQWLAGAAIHLHMRIHQVRLHSVPPGSVESLRLFYKTALRHLVRAYTSYLRKNIQETEVPGPEKPSTGSGSGLRQTNTSSITDITCLSKHFFNVSLVSPNSLANETAAPNSSAEISRNCKDVVNNKTLNISTGYSMEANKLGLLVIEPWKNVSHHVQHHPCESPAIQQALVTRIINAQDLERNRNFFLYPEKVFRSLIRQRNYFEFQTH; encoded by the exons ATGATCCCTATGGGTCACAGTTTGTGTCTTCCTTCTCCAGACACTGTCCAGGAGCTGTTCTCTGTGGCTCGAGATGCCAGCATTATCCCTGATATTTCCTTGGATCCAGTCCTCACCACTTTCCTGTCGCTGGACTCCTCTGCCGCGCTACAGCATCACTTTGCCTTCTTGCAGCGAGGCATGAGCGTGGAGCAGCAGACAAAATTCAGTGTAAATCTGACTGAAGAGCTCggtggcagcagcagagttATGTATGGGGGGGTAGGAGTTGTTGCTCTGGCTCTGTCCATGCTTTTTGATCAGGTTGCCCAACAA GTCCGAGCACAAGGATCAAAAGACAGGGATCCATCATCTCAGAGGTCCCAGGCTAACAAGATTTTTGGCATCAGCACATCTTCAAGAATTGGCTGGATTATTAACAGCTACCTCTGCTTGGTCCCTGGGATTGCTAACAACCAAGAGACGATGGCTGAGACCACAGAGCTCTATGACAGATGGCTGAAACTGGAGCTCCTTGATCATTATGAGAGGATGACTACTAAGAAGCGAATGAGTTCAGAGTCCATGCAGCAGTGGTTGGCAGGAGCTGCCATTCATCTGCACATGAGAATCCATCAG GTCCGGCTGCACTCTGTCCCACCGGGATCTGTGGAATCACTGCGACTCTTTTATAAGACAGCTTTAAGGCACCTGGTTCGTGCCTACACATCCTATCTACGGAAAAACATTCAGGAGACTGAAGTTCCAGGACCCGAAAAACCCAGTACAGGCAGTGGCAGTGGActaagacaaacaaacacatctaGCATTACCGATATAACCTGTTTAAgtaagcatttttttaatgttagcCTGGTTAGTCCAAACAGCTTAGCTAATGAGACTGCTGCACCCAACTCCAGTGCTGAAATTAGCAGAAATTGTAAAGATGTTGTTAACAACAAGACCCTCAACATTTCAACTGGATATAGCATGGAGGCAAACAAGCTGGGTCTGCTAGTCATTGAGCCATGGAAAAATGTGAGTCACCATGTGCAGCATCACCCCTGTGAGTCTCCAGCCATACAACAAGCTTTGGTGACTCGGATTATAAATGCTCAGGACCTGGAGAGGAACAGAAACTTTTTCCTGTACCCTGAGAAAGTCTTCCGCAGCCTGATCAGacagagaaattattttgaGTTCCAGACACATTAG